One part of the Hippopotamus amphibius kiboko isolate mHipAmp2 chromosome 14, mHipAmp2.hap2, whole genome shotgun sequence genome encodes these proteins:
- the LOC130835607 gene encoding basic proline-rich protein-like, which translates to MSAVQLHTVSTVVPTPRLPKGEPELRGRPGGAAPPRAGLFPNQVLGCPQHQLPEARGARFTAGDGQVTVRKCHSVGSRSSPGAEAARRGRPGGGGGGAEARTASAPGSARTRALPAPRPEGGTPARGRIQQERRAARLPPGKQPPAARPPPPARSPRLPAPPPPPPPPGSRWLQPPTPGGESRLAGGRRLSPATDTAAVAGAGKWSAATTERRDVLLPLTGSFPTSGCPTRYSSHSAALRDPPPPPPHPIASSPPPLPQPARPFLLLSASKWRQALFGGCSNRTAADSTRGAGRAPRGCAAPPADRPAARARRPAGLPSAPPRARTRAPASAPLRPARRARARARRRTGTPPLWPRDP; encoded by the exons ATGTCAGCTGTACAGCTGCACACCGTTAGCACGGTCGTTCCCACTCCGAGGCTTCCTAAAGGAGAGCCAGAACTCCGCGGTCGCCCGGGAGGAGCCGCTCCACCCCGTGCTGGACTCTTCCCCAACCAGGTCCTCGGGTGCCCCCAGCACCAGCTCCCGGAGGCGCGGGGAGCGCGCTTCACCGCCGGCGACGGCCAAGTAACAGTACGAAAATGTCACTCTGTCGGCTCGCGGTCGTCGCCCGGAGCAGAGGCTGCGCGGCGCGGGCGAcccggcggcgggggcgggggcgccgaGGCCCGCACAGCGAGCGCCCCGGGGTCGGCCCGGACCCGCGcgctccccgcccctcgcccGGAAGGGGGAACACCCGCCCGCGGGAGGATTCAACAGGAGCGCCGCGCCGCCCGCCTGCCGCCCGGGAAACAGCCGCCGGCCG cccggcccccgcccccggcccgctcCCCGCGCCtgccggccccgccgccgccgccaccgccgccgggCAGCCGCTGGCTGCAGCCCCCGACGCCGGGAGGCGAGTCTCGGTTGGCAGGCGGGCGGCGCTTGAGCCCCGCCACAGACACAGCCGCGGTGGCGGGCGCTGGAAAATGGAGCGCGGCGACCACAGAGAGGAGAGACGTTCTCCTCCCGTTAACTGGATCGTTTCCTACCTCCGGGTGCCCGACTCGCTACTCCTCTCACTCCGCTGCTCTCCGGgatccgccgccgccgccgccgcatcCAATcgcctcctccccccctccccttccgCAGCCAGCCCGGCCGTTCCTCCTCCTCTCCGCTTCAAAATGGCGCCAAGCGCTCTTCGGCGGCTGCTCCAATCGAACCGCCGCGGACAGCACCCGGGGGGCAGGCAGAGCGCCGCGTGGGTGCGCAGCGCCCCCTGCCGACCGGCCCGCAGCGCGCGCCCGCCGGCCCGCCGGCCTCCCCTCCGCCCCGCCTcgtgcacgcacgcgcgcgccCGCCTCCGCTCCGCTCCGCCCTGCccgccgcgcgcgcgcgcgcgcacgccgCCGCACGGGCACGCCGCCGCTGTGGCCGCGAGACCCGTAG